DNA sequence from the Hippocampus zosterae strain Florida unplaced genomic scaffold, ASM2543408v3 HiC_scaffold_291, whole genome shotgun sequence genome:
GGTGCTCACCCAGGACCTGCAGCTGTTGGTGATGCATGACCCTTTTTTGAGCAGAATCACGGATATCACCGCGCATTCTGAGTTTACGGGGAGGCGGCGGGCTAGGATGTTTGAAGGCTAGTGGAGGGAGGACTGGTGGACCGACGATTTTACAGCAGCTGAGCTTAAGACTTTAAAGGTAAAGCAGGACCAGGCGCCGGGGAGGATTCAGAccgtggatttttctttttcgtttTCAACTCTTGCTGAGGTTATCGAGTACGGAATGGAGTTCAACGCGGATGCCAAGGGCTGCAAAAACAGGGATGGGAGGCTGGCGGGGCTTCTGGTCGAGGCCAAGTCTGGAGACTTGTACAGATAGGTCCACGGGGTGGAACTAGGCGAGTGCATACTCCAAACCCTGAAGAAGTACAGCCTTGACACAGTAGCGGGCTGCACTCCGGTGCTGCCGATCTACCTCACAAGTTTCAACCAGACGACCGTTAATTACTGGCTGGCCAGCCAGACCGACCTGCCGGTGTCGCTCTGCTACGAGAGGATGGAGCAGGTCGACCTGATGGCGTATGCGGGGTTGGTGGCCTCGGTGAGTATTGGGGATAAGCTGGCCTGGGACTATTGCAACGGCGGCTGTGGGGCAGAACTGGAGAAGGCCCGTAAACTGGGACTGCTGGTCCACGTCTGGACGTTCAAAGACGACGCACTGTCGTTCGGAGCAGCCAGCGCCTCGCGGATGTACTAGATCGCAACAAAGGAGCTGCGCCTGGACGGCATAATAACCGAGTTCCCCGAGGCCCTGCGGATGGCCCAGAACTACATCTGATTGGGAGGGCAGGGCAATTATAATATGGATTATTAAAAGCTGTTCAAATAATTACCGAAATAGCCCATCCGCTGGACCgtcggcgacgtggccgagtgGCTGCGCTTCATCGAGCTGGAGGGACTTGCTGAGCAGTTCAGTACCGCGCTCACCAGAAAAGGCCTCCATTGATGGCTCCTGCCTCTGTGATCTCTAGGAAAATGACCTTCAGGAGGAGCTCAAGATTTCATCCGCGATCATCCGGAAAAAACTCATGAAGTGGCTCACCAAGGGCATCGCCGAGTACTCCGAGTTCCTGAAGCGGCAGAACCTGACCCACTCCTCGACCATGGTCATCGCGAAGGAGGAGTCCCCGCTGCGCGCCCTCAAGCCAGCGGCCGCAGCACCCCCCGAGAAGGAAGAAGAGCCTCTGCGGATGCTGACAACCAGCCTAAACCAGCCCAAGCAGCCAGTCCTCGAAGAACAGCACTAACTGATAATTTCGAACCTGGACAACACCTCGAGCATGTTCTACTCGATCAACGAGGAGGGCGCCAAGATCGGCAGGCAGTCTGCCAACCAGATCACTATCCCTGACGAGAGCATCAGCCGATTCCACGCTGAGATCTATTTCTAGCAGGGGCAGTTCTTCCTGAAGGATGTGGGGTCCACGACCGGCACGTTTATCAAGATCGATGGAAGGCTGCCGCTTGAGCTGGGCCACACCATCGAGATGGGGGCCAACCAGTTCGAGGTGGCCGACATGAGACTCACTGATAGGGATTCTGGCACCATCGAGCTGGTGGTCATCGATGGCAACATTCCTGAGGGGGATGACCGGTACTCCTTCCACATCGCCAAGGGGGAGTTCAAGACCATCGGGAGGAAGACGACCAACCACATCCACTTCACGCAGGACCAGCACCTGTCGGGGATGCATGCCAAAATATACATCCTGGACGGACGCTTCTACATCGAGGACCAGTGTTCCACGAACGGCACGTGGCGGAGGCTGAGCCCTGAAGGCGTGGAGAGCGAGGGCGTGCTGCTGGAGAACGGGACTGTGTTCAAGATAGGCATAACGATCAGCTACGTGTGCAAGACCAAGAAGCAGATGCAGGTGGTGCAGCAGGTGGTGCAGGCTTGCATAATCTGCTGCGAACAGGAGAACGACTGCCTGTACATGCCGTGCAAGCACAACGTCTGCTGCTTCCGGTGCTCCAAGAACATCCAGAAGTGCCCGATCTGCAAGTACGAGATCGCGGATATCGTCAAGATGTACAAGAGCTGATCATCTATCTCAATTTCATGGAGGAGGAGCTGGCCTTCGTTGGCCATCTGGACGAGGCCATTGCGGCCGTCAGGGACCATCTGGTCAACCTCCTCCGCCTGGCCTGCATGGTCAGTCGCTACAGGAACTGGGCCATTGCTAGTTTCATCATCAAGGAGGCCTTTGACGTCTTGTCCAGGCCTGTCCTCTTCCGCTCCAGTAAGTACAAACTCACCAAAACCCTCAAGCACAAGCTCATGCTCAGGGCGGCTGCCCGGGCCTTCGACCTCGTCAATGTCGCCATCCTCAAGGCCCTTGACGCAGGGGCCCTCGAGTACATCGATATCGACAGGCTTCTGGCCTACAGGGCTGCTCTCGACCGCATAATGGCCTTTCGCATGGAACTCGACTTTCTGGACGAGACTATAAAATTCCTGGATTTCGTGAGATGCAGGATCGAATAGTTCAGCCACGACATCATCGAACACAACCCTTCTCTATACGTTCCTACGCAGGACGATCCCTAGGCGGCTGTCAACTAATCCAACCCCCAATCCCTGCCCCCCCAGCTTCGCAAGCCCGTCCCTCCCAAACCTGCCAAGATGACCCTCAAAGAACTCGAATAGCAGCGGGCCAAAGACCTCCTCGATATCCGCAAACTGGTCAGCTTCAGTAGTGGTCCGGTTGAGCACCGTCCCAATTACGAGGTGAGGATCGAGCCTCCGCCTGAAGTGGATGAGCAAGAGCTGATCATCAGGCTCGAGAGCGAGATGGAGGAAAGACTGAAGAAGATCAAGAAACCGGCTTTTTCAAAGGTCAGTCTTGGCCGGTCGGTTGACAAGGTCAAAGTGTTGCTGCCTCGGCCAAAGCCAAGGGCGCAGGTTTCATAGCCAGAAAAGCAGGAATCCGTTCCTCGCAGCGATCTATCATAAAAATAACGGACTGTCGCGCACTAGCCAAGCCTTTCAGTGCCCAAGCCCAAGTTCCAGCGCAAGACAAGAGGCACGTTCCATATCAAGCCTCGCAGGGAGCAGCCTCGTGAGGCAAAGCGACGGATGTCTATCTACGCGAATAACAGAGCTGAGGCGAGCTAAATGATCCGGGCCAGGAAGGCGGTTGAAAAGGTGGTACCTGCCATCGAGGAATCGAGGAAAATaagaaaatcaaaatcaaagaaaagaatcgagtcagtaaaaataacaatagcGAGTAAAAAACCGGTCTATAAAGAATCAATCCCTATTTAGAAACCAAGGCCTTCTCGCAAGAAAATACCTGACtaacaaccacagcactacactgCAGCGATCCCAGCCGCATCCATTGCTGCAGACTGCAAACACCTTTTAGAACGATATCAATTCATTTAAAAGTTCGACTTTGATTGTGATTTTTGACAACATCATCATGAACGCCCGTACTTTTGGTTGATGCTGGCTTGGAGGGGGTCTGTGGGGGGTACTGTTGGGGGTTGTAGGGGTTGGGTTGTTGGGGCTGGGGATAGGGTTGGTATTGGGgaggttggggttggggttggggatAGGGCTGGGGATAGGACTGGGGATAGGGCTGGGGATAAGGGCTGGGGTACATTCCTGCGCCCATCCCACCGGGACCCATGCCAGGCCCCCCAGGTGGAATATACGCAGGTTACTGCATAGTCGGGATCGGCACAAGCCTGCCATTAACTTCCATCCACCTATCCGGAACAACCCCCCTCCTAAACACAAGCGTCAGCACCACAAACCCAGAGAAAATGGCAAATTTCCTAAGCATCGCCATTTTCATCTGCTCGAGTCGCTCTTGCTGTTCCTTGGTCATGTTCGAGTAGTACCGCTCGAAATCCTCATAGCTCGAGAAATGCATGTCGTCCTCGCCTTGGCCCTTCCGGCCCTTGAAGCCAAACCCCCCCATTTCTCGGAAGGAGTCATAATCTCGGCGCGTGGAGGGGTCGGAAAGGGTCTCGTAGGCCTCATTGATCTCTTTAAATTTTTCTTCGTGGCCCTTGTGGTGATCCGGGTGATACTCCTTCGCGAGGGCGTAGTAGGCCCGCTTGATATCCTAAGGAGGGCAGTCCTTGCTGACCCCCAGGATCTTGTAGTAGTCCTTCTTGGCGTTAAACTTGGACTAGAAAAAGCCACGGGCCACCCTGCCTACAACTCTCATTATATTCGATATCACTGCTGCGcccgcaattttttttcatacagctTGTTGAAAGCGTGCAGGATCTTCAGCCCCTCCCCGCGCCGCGCCTCGGTGATCTTACGGTCCTTGCGGTAGTTGATGCCGATGCCGTCCATGAGCTTGCGTCTGCGGATCGTGCTGACTTTCAGCTTGAAGGACAGCCCTGGCGGGAGGTAGTCTGCTATCCGGTTTGAAATCATGTTCTTGAAGAAATAGACCAACTGCTGGTTCTAGGCGTTGCCCTCCGACTTGATCATTTCCATGAACTCGTCGAACTCGATCCTGCCGGAACGGTCTTCATCGACCGTCTCGATCAGCCTCCTGACCTGTACCGCGTTTTCTGCCAGCCCCATCGAAATCAGCAGTTCTTCCAATTCCTTGGCTCCGATGCTgccctcatttttttcatccagggCGTTAAAGTACTTCTTCATGGCTTTGAGTTCGTTCTGGGTGAAGTCCACTAGATACTGCTTGCCGTGTTTGACCATCCACTCTCGATTTTCACTGACCTTGAGGTACTCCCGGGCCGCGTCGGACTTCACCTTGTGGATGCGTTTTTGCCGGGCGATCTCGGTTGGGGATAGCGGCTTGATCCTCCCCTTGTCGATCATCTCTTGGATCTCTCGTTTCTTGAACATCACTTACTTCATTTTATCAGTCCACGGACAGCACCCGCCTGCCACGTGGGGCTGTTTTGGTCCGGCGATTTGACTGCCTTTGCTTTCGTGAGAAGGTTACGTGTAGCTCTGCGATGGACAAGCCGCGGAGGGAGTTGACCTTCCAGGCGCAGTGACAGTTACAGCCTAGCAAAGACGGCCTGTTCGACTGCTCAATCGCAGGCAGATCCTCGAAGAAGGCCAGTGAAGGGCGAGCGGGCCGTTCTAGGCGGGCCACCCGACGAGCGAGCTGGAGGGAGGATAGTCTACGCATTGATAATCATGGTCGGAAGGCTCCAACAACGATCGCGTGGTCTCGCTCATAGGGTTCAAGGGTGAGCTTCATCTGCGGTTTGAGGCCGTATTCCTTGAGGCGATTGATCTCTTGCTCGAAGACGACTTTGGGCTCGAGGGTGGAGTCGATGCAGTTGGCCTTGATGGAGATCATGAAGTGACCTCCGTTCTTGAGGAAGCACTTGCTGTTCTCTGCGATGATGCGGGCCTGGTCGGGCTGGGCGACATCTGCGAACACCGTGTCCACCATGCCCAAGAGGAACCGGTAGTCCATAGGCTTGCGGGCGTCATGGATGATCGGGACGATGTTCGGTCTCTTTTTCGACATGTTCACGAGATCCCGGCCGGATCGGTTTGAAAACTCGACAGCATAGACGATACCATTCTCACCCACCAAGTCACTGACATGGCTGACGGTGGTTCCTGAGCTGGCCCCCAGGTACAGCACCTTGTAGCCCGGCTTGATATTGATGTCCTTGATTCCTCCGACCACAGCTGCTGCGATCTTGGATCGGAAAGGGTTCCAGACGCGGTACTCGATCTTCTCCTCGCCTTGGAGAACACTGACCCTTTTTTCGTTGTAGACGCCTTCCCCGGGAGTCATGTTGCGAGTGGCGATTGCCTCTTCACGGCCCATGGACACCGTGTAGATGCCAGGCAGCCGGTGAGGCTTGACAAGCACCTTGGCCCCAGGCCGAGGCTTCCCACCCGGCCCGCCCTTATTGAAGGGCTTCCCACCTGACCCACCTTTGTTGAAAGGCTTACCGCCCTGGAAATCCTTGACCATCAACAATCTAAGTTTACAGAGGCATATCAATTCAAATATCGATGGTGTCGATCTCTGTCCTTTCGAGGTGCTGGGTCAGTCGTTCTGCGTAGGTGCGGAGGTGCTGGATGCAGGGCTGTTTGAGGGCGGTGCAGCTCATTGAGCATTCGAGTTTGGCCTCGACTACGATTTTGAAGGTGCATGTGTCCGATTCTGCTCTTGGCACTTCTATGCCTGCCAGCATGACCTTCGCGTTGGTGTGGACCTCCGAGACAGAACTGAACGCGAAATAGCACATTTGCGAGTCCTGGTCAGCCTGCCGCTCCACTTCGACCACAAACTCAGGCAGATTCGCAACATTCTTAAACCTCAGCCTCAGGGCCTGCTGCTTCTTCTCGTAGCCACAGATGAGAGGATTGACCGATGCCTCCCCCTATGACTCAAAATAGGCCAGTACTTTTGAACTCGGTGCCTTGAGGGTCAGGATGAGGATGAAGACGGAGTGCTGGTAGAGTGGCGGCATGGTTTTGTGGTAGATTGTCAGCTTTGGCAGGGAGAGGCAGGTCTAGAAGCCGAGGTCCAGTGGCTCTTTTGAGACGATTTCGCGCAGCAACTATAAGCTGTCAGGCAGGGGCTCAGGCTCAAGTTCCTCCACAAGGGTATCCTGCGGATCCCCCACAAAACTCTCCGAACGGGACTCTTCATCGATCATGCGACGGTTGAGCCCATCCGAGTTCATCATGGCGACCAGCTTGTCGCACACCCAGCAGCACGAATACAGCCACTCCATGCAATGGATTGTCAAAACAGAAACACCACGTTCTGGGCGAGTAGCCAGGTCACCAAAAAGGGTAGCACCCCTCCCGCCCCCTTTTCGAGCACACTCCCCTTCGACCGGAAGTACAGGCCTGGCTGTCCCCCCATCTTGCTCACTGACACCAGGCCCGCCATCACTGCGTATCCGCCCAGGTAGGCCATCATGACCCACAGCCCCGACAGGTCGTACAGAGCCGCCAGCATGCCCGCGAAAAGGGCGACGATCAGCCTGACCTTGTTGATAACCTTTTCATTGCACATGACATGCCTCTCATTGTACTTGTCTTGGTCAGCCTGGTACACAGCGAAAAGGGGTCGATCTTGTGCCCTTTGGACGGGGCGGGCTCCTCAACCACTCGGCGGCGGGTTTTCGGGGGCATTTATATTGATTTTGTTGGTTTATATCACAGAAGGTTGGTTCGCAAGACCCGAATGAGGTTTTTGCCGGAGGGGCCGAACCAGCACCCCAGTCTGGGCCAGTCCCCCTCCCCGACCGCCAGCACTCGGCCATCCCTCCCCCATCCCATGCAATTCACCACTCCCTGACTTTCCACCTCCGCAACCGTTTCCAGTCCTTTTCCGACCTTGTAAAATCGCAGCTTGCTGTCCGCACTCCCCGAAGCTAGGATATTACTGTTGAACTGGCAAGCGAGTGCAGAAAGCCATCGCCCTCCATGAGCGGAGGCGACGGATTGTTTGGGCTTTTTCTTCTTGGCAGACCAAAGGCTGAGACTACCATCGGCGGACCCGCTAGCGAATTGATCACGAGAGAGGGCCT
Encoded proteins:
- the LOC127594865 gene encoding rRNA 2'-O-methyltransferase fibrillarin-like — encoded protein: MVKDFQGGKPFNKGGSGGKPFNKGGPGGKPRPGAKVLVKPHRLPGIYTVSMGREEAIATRNMTPGEGVYNEKRVSVLQGEEKIEYRVWNPFRSKIAAAVVGGIKDINIKPGYKVLYLGASSGTTVSHVSDLVGENGIVYAVEFSNRSGRDLVNMSKKRPNIVPIIHDARKPMDYRFLLGMVDTVFADVAQPDQARIIAENSKCFLKNGGHFMISIKANCIDSTLEPKVVFEQEINRLKEYGLKPQMKLTLEPYERDHAIVVGAFRP
- the LOC127594864 gene encoding uncharacterized calcium-binding protein B0563.7-like, which gives rise to MFKKREIQEMIDKGRIKPLSPTEIARQKRIHKVKSDAAREYLKVSENREWMVKHGKQYLVDFTQNELKAMKKYFNALDEKNEGSIGAKELEELLISMGLAENAVQVRRLIETVDEDRSGRIEFDEFMEMIKSEGNA